The following is a genomic window from Flavobacteriales bacterium.
CACCCTTCCAGGAGGAGAGCGTGCAGATCCACCCCGACGGGCGCACGCTCTACTTCAGCAGCAACGGGCATCCGGCCTTCGGCGGGCTGGACATCTACGTGAGCCGCATGGGTGACGATGGCGTGTGGGGGCCTGCGCTGAACCTGGGCTGGCCCATCAACAGCGGGGGCGACGAGAACAGCCTGCTGGTGAGCGCCGACGGCCGCATCGCCTACTTCGCCAGCGACCGTGCGGGCGGACAGGGCGAGCTGGACCTGTACAGCTTCGAACTGTATCCCGAGGCCCGCCCCGAGGCCGTGTCGTACATCCGGGGCGTGGTGAGCGACATCACCAACGGCAAGCCGGTGGAGGCGGATGTGGAGCTGTACGACCTCGGCACAGGCAAGCTGGCCACGGCGGCCTACAGCGATCCGAGCACCGGCGAGTTCCTGGTGTGCCTGCCTACGGGCCGCGACTATGCGCTGAACGCCACCGCCGAGGGCTACCTCTTCTTCAGCGCCAACTACAGCGTGGCCGTGGCGAAGGACGGCGTGCCGCCGGCGCTGGAGGCGAAGCTGAGCCCGCTCACCAGCGGCAGCAGCATCACCCTGCGCAACATCTTCTTCAACACGGCCAGCGCCGATCTGCTGCCCGCCAGCAACACCGAGCTGGACAAGCTGCTGCGGCTGATGAAGGCCAACCCGGCGATGCGCATCGAGGTGGCGGGCCACACCGACAATGTGGGGGCCGATGCGGACAACCAGCGGCTGAGCGAACAGCGCGCAGCGGCGGTGGCCAGGTTCCTCACCAGCTACGGCATCGATGCGGCGCGGGTGACGAGCACGGGCCACGGCGAGAGCCGGCCGGAGGCCACCAACGACACGGAGGAGGGGCGCGCGCTCAACCGGCGGACGGAGGTGCGCATCCTGTGAACCGCTCCTACCTCCGCGACGGCCGCGCGCCCGTGCCCACGGACCCGCGCGTGAGCGCCACCATGAGCCGCGGCATAGGTCCGCGCTGGCCCGTCGGCAGCTGGATTCGGTATCTGGCGTGAACTGTCTCCCTGTTCAAACAGCCGAAACCCCGGATGCGGCTCGTTCCATCGGTGCAGCGCACCTTGAACCGAAGTTCTAGGAGAGGCCATGTTGACATGTGCCTTTGGGATAGAGGTCACCGGCGCCAACAAGCCCAGGATTGAGAGCCTGTTCACGATTGTTCGGAGACCAGCTCGGCGATACATCGACGGTCGTTCACCGAAAGATATTGAGCGGCGATGCGTCGCTCGGGGTGCCGGTCGAAGGTGTAAAGCACGAGCAGGAAGATCCACTCCAGAGGCTTCATGGCCACATGCACCACGTCCGATACCCACTTGCGGTCCAGTAGGTGGTAATGGCGCTCCACCTGCTCGCCCACACTGTCGTAGTACTTGCGGATCATGCCGTGCAGGCTCGGCGCCCGTTGCTGCACCAGTTCCTCGAAGGCGTTGGCCACGAGCAGTTGACGGTTGCAGATGATGGTGTTGCCCGCACGCACACCCAGCCGTTGCGGACGCACGACACTTGCATGCCCTCGCGCCGCCACCGTGCAGAGGTAATGTCCGCCGCAGACCACCCCCGCGCATTCGTGGTCCAGTTGCGACAGCCCGTGCCGATAGGTGTCGGTGAAGGCCCGGAGGAAGCTGTCCGGTCGCTGACCGAAGAGTAGCAGGGCGCAGGCGATCAGCGCAAGCACCGGCACGCACAGCACTAAGAGCAGGGGGTACTTGGTCCATGGATACGCGTGGAGCAGTTGCCAGCATTGGTGCTCCAGTATCGACGCGGGCTCCAGGGTGTGTGACTGAGCGAGGAAGAGTCTGTGGTTGCGTACCAGCACCATCAGGAAGAGCAGGATAATGGGCACGTGGAACAGGGCCAGCGCGCGGCCGAGGTCCTCGTCCTTGTGGTGGATGACCACGACCCCGTTCACTACCACGCCAAGCACAAGCAGCACGTTCACCAGGACTTCGGGAATTGGTGGGAGTACGCTCTCTCTTAAAGAGCTGAAGTAGTATGCGATCACGCAAAGCGAGATCAGCACGTAAACGGACATCCTATGTTCTGGGGAGAAAAAGGCGGTGTCGTTACAGCAGTCGTTCAAGGCGCCGTTATCTCCGACGGCGAGGAATACAAGCGGTAGCGCTACAAGGCTCATGAACTCGGCATAGCGAAATAGGTATGGATGCCACCTTCTTCCCATCGCATTCAACAGGGGGGCGGAGAGGACCACTATCCCCGGTGAAAGGAGCAGGAACACCTGAGCTCCGTAGAACACGGCTATTCCCAGTTCACTGCTCATTGGACCAAGGCCACCATCACCCCAAGCACGCCGTCCAACTGCTTCAGCCCTTCCTCAGGGATATAGGCGCGGCTCACGGCGCCGTCGAAGTAGAGCGCGTTGGTGCAGCCCTGCTCCTTCAGGTGCGTGGCGAGGTCGAAGAAGTTCACCGGTTCGCGGCTGATGGTGAAGAGGAGCCCGCCATCGGGTCGGATGCCCACCGCGTTGCGGATGTG
Proteins encoded in this region:
- a CDS encoding PD40 domain-containing protein encodes the protein MHARKWDAAETGLKKAAAFDERFVEPRFALAELYDMKGNDPEAMKWYREAIGIAPKFFPNAYLHLADIEFRHQDFAAAEGHYKSYLELEDEPVRRQRAKLGVDNCTFAAEAIRQPVPFEPVNLGPAVNSPNADYYPCVTADDRTLLFTRDLPDAASPWGHQEDFYVSTRDENGAWTPARPVSGVVTPANEGAGTLSPDGRFIIFTACAGIDGDYGAGRKGLGSCDLFISRRIGNRWSPPDNLGTPVNSRNWESQPSLGSDGRTLYFVRGMQARDGIQNMDIFVTRLQEDGTFSTPEKLGSQINTPFQEESVQIHPDGRTLYFSSNGHPAFGGLDIYVSRMGDDGVWGPALNLGWPINSGGDENSLLVSADGRIAYFASDRAGGQGELDLYSFELYPEARPEAVSYIRGVVSDITNGKPVEADVELYDLGTGKLATAAYSDPSTGEFLVCLPTGRDYALNATAEGYLFFSANYSVAVAKDGVPPALEAKLSPLTSGSSITLRNIFFNTASADLLPASNTELDKLLRLMKANPAMRIEVAGHTDNVGADADNQRLSEQRAAAVARFLTSYGIDAARVTSTGHGESRPEATNDTEEGRALNRRTEVRIL